The DNA window CATCCGCATGTGGCCTTGCACCGACATGGCCATTCCCGGCATCGCCGCGCCGGGAGCGCCGCCAGCCATGCCGGCCATGCGCTGTGTCGGCGCATTGCTGCCGCTCTCGCGAGGGCCGCTCTCGACCGTTCGCGCCATGGCTTGCGCTGTGGCCGCGCTCGTGCCGGTGAGGCCGGCGAGCACCTCGTCCGGCGTTCGGAAGGTGAAGTCGTGCAGCATGAGAACGATTTCCTGCCGGTCTTCGCGAAGCTCAGCGACGTCATGCACGATGAGCGGCGCGGTCATCAGGCTTTGCTCCTGCATGTCGTGATGCGAATGCATCCAGTAGGTGCCGGGTATTGGAGCATAGTCATAGGTCTGGACCGCGCCGTTTGCGATCGGCGGCGTTTGCGGCCATGGGAAGCCGTCCTGCGTCCAGGGCGGGAGCTGTCCATGCCAATGGACGAGCGTTCGCGAGCCTGTCTCGTTAGCCAGCTCGACGTGGAACCGGTCGCCGGGGTCGAGGCGAATGCCCGGACGTCCATCAGGGCCGACGAGCCGGAAGACTCGGGCCGGCCGGCCGTTCACTTCGAGCGTGCGGGTTCCGGCGACGAGACGCTTCGGCGACGGGGAAGCGGCGCGCGCCCCGACGGGCAAGATGGGCAGCACCCCGGCGGCGAGCGCGGCGCCAAGAAAGTCGCGGCGGGAGAAGGGCTTGCTCATGGCTGTTTGGCGGCTTCGTCGGAGCCGTGACGACTGCTGCAATACAGCGTCGCGCCGCGGCAGAATTCCTCCGGTCTCGCGATGCCGAGGGCGGTCCCGATCGATCATAATGGCTATTTCCTCCTTGCGGGTGGCTGAATTGGAAATAGGCGCGGGCGGACGCCAGCGCATGGCCGCGCGGATCACTCGTGTGGCCGCGCGGATCAAAGTCGAGGCTCAGCGCATGCTCCTGGCGCACCCGGTCGATACCTTGAGCGGGCTGGCTCCGCTGCTGCGCGTGCGGCCGGAGCTGCAGCAGGTATGCCGGTTCGGCGCGCAATGGACCTCCGAGCACGCGGCCGAGTCCGACCGCAGGGGTGCGGTCCGTGCCGGTCAATGGCGCTGAATTTCGAACAGGCGGCAACCGATCTCGAGCCTGATGTCTCGAATCTGCGTGGAGGGTGATGATGTAGGTATCTGAAATTGTTTCGATTTACACGGCTGGCTGGGTTCTTGGATACATATCGAAGTCTCTGCCTGGCCCCGACGCAAGAGCCCGATCCGTACATCATCTGACTTCAAGCCGGCCCCGTTAAGAGGTAGGTATTTGAGCGGTGAATTGTCAGCCAGACCAAATGCTTGGCCCTCAGATTTTGTGTAAGCACACGACGTATTCATCTGTTTCTTAATCGGCAGGTTCCTTAGAATTCTCTGCGCAGCGCCGTACTGAAAAAGAGACGGCCTTGCGGCGGTCTCTTCTTCAATGCGCTCCAGCCTTAGGGTGCCGGCACGGCGCTCGCAGCCTTGCGGATCACATCGAGCACCACATCCGGCTTCGAGAGCATCGGGACATGGCTGGACGTGACTTCGATCGTCGCTGCCTTCATGCGCTTCGCTGCGAAGCGTTCCAGCTCGGGGTTAACGGTGCGGTCCTGGCTGGCGACGATGTACCAGCTCGGCTTGGTCTTCCATGCCGTGCCTTCGGCTTTCTGGTTGAACAGGTCCGCCACCGGCACGCCCTGCGTCGCGTAGACGAGCTTCTGCTCCGCCTCCGGCAAGTCTCCCGCGAAGCAGCCGATGCCGCTTGGCTTGAGCCACACACGCCCGTCCGTCACGTCGATGTGCTGGAACACATCGGTTTTCGCGAATTTGTCTTGCTGGCCCTGCGAGGTTTCGTCCGCATCCGGCGCGAGGGCCGCGATATAGACGAGCCCGGCCACGCGCGGATCAATCCCGGCATGCGTAATCAGCGTGCCGCCATATGAGTGACCCACGAGGATCGCCGGGCTGCGCACTCGCGCCAGGCACGCCCTCACGGCTGCGACGTCGGTTGCGAGCGAGTCGAGGCCGTGCTGGGACGCCATCACTTCGTGGCCTTCTGCCAGAAGCGTGGGGATCAGTTTGCTGAAGCATGAGCCGTCAGCCCAGAGGCCATGCGCGAAAACGATGCTTGGTTTTGTCAATGTAATCTCCTTTGGTTTGATAAGAGGGTTGGACTTGATTGCACTTGCGACGCGTCGTCTTCCTCAAGACGAATTCAGATTCTGATTGAGGAAGGTTTCGGTTCGCCTGTTTGCCAATGCAGCCGCCCGCGCGTCGTAGTGAAGGCCGTTGTGACGCGCGAAGGCGTGATGGCAATTCGGATAGCTGAAGATTTCTGCGCTGGGCACGTCGGCGAGTGCCGCTTTGATCTGGGCCTGCGCAATCTTGCTGATGAATTCGTCTTCCTCGGCCAAGTGCATCAGCAACGGCGCCGAGATACCCGGCGCTTCGCCGAGGTATTTTTCGGTGTCGCCGCCGTGATACGCGACCGCTGCGTCCGGGCGGTGACGGGCCGCGGTGAGGTAGGTCATCAGGCCGCCAAGGCAAAATCCCAAAAGGCCGACCTTGCCGGACGCGCCTTCCAGCTGCCTGGCCGCGCACATGGTCGCCACGACATCGCGCACGCCGACATTGCGATCATAGTGGGCATAAAGTTCTAGACCCTTCCGCCATTCGGCCTGCGACGACGTACCAAGATCGACGCCCCGATCCTGTCGCCAGAACAGCTCCGGGGCGATGGCAATGAAGCCTTTGCCGGCCAGTTCACAGCATGTGAGCCGGATGTCCTCGTTGACGCCGAAAACCTCATGGAGCACGATGACTACGGGGGCCAGGTCCGCGACCGGTCTTGCAACGTAGGCGCTGAACTCGCCGCCCTCGGTTTGAATATTGATTGCTTGGTTCATGGTGTCCCTCGAACGGTTGCAAGGGGACGGTACGGAAAACCACGCGCTGCCGTCAGAGATGAGAATGACAAAAAGCAGTGACAAATCGGCGCCGGGATTCTCTCCGGTGGAGATCGGCCTCGTTTGCGACGGCGGAACGGTTCGTGCCGGAATCTACGGGTTGACCGATCTCTTCAGCTATGCAGGCGATATCGCAGCGGCGCATACCTCTGCGAAGACAACGCCCGTGCGTCTCACCCATTGGCAGGCGACGGAAAGCCGGGATATCGGGTGCATCCATGACAGTGCCCCCGGTTCTCCCAACGCACCCGCTGTGCTGCTTATCCCCGGGAATACCGTGGCGCCGGCCAAGGACCTTTCGGACAGCCCTCTGGTCCCGTGGCTCCAGCAGAAGCACAGCCAAGGTACGGTCCTCGCGGCGGTCTGCGGCGGCGTCTTCCTCCTTGCAAGGACCGGCCTGCTGGCCGGACGACAAGCCACCACCCATTGGGCACTCACCGATCAATTCGTTGCGCAATTCCCCGACATACGAACGCAAACGGACAGCATGGTCATCGACTACGGTGATGTGCTGACCGGCGGGGGCGTACTCGCCTGGGCGGATGTCGGCCTCAGACTGGTCGAAAGGTTTCTGGGCCCATCCATCATGGTGGAAACAGCGCGCTACATGAATGTCGATCCGCCCGGGAGGGAACAGCGCTTCTACAGCGGATTCGAGCCGCGGACCAAGCATGGCGACGAACAGATATTGAAGGTTCAGCAGTGGTTGGCGGCGCACGAAAGCGCGGTGACGGTGGCGGATGCCGCGCGCCGTGCGGGACTTGAACCCCGAACATTTCTGCGGCGCTTCATTCAAGCCACAGGCATGCGGCCGAGCGAATATCAACAGCGCCTTCGCATCAGCCGTGCCCGAGAAATGCTGGAGTTCTCACGCAAGAGCGTCGACAACATCGCCTTGAATGTCGGCTATGAAGATGTCGGCGGATTTCGCCGCGTTTTCCGTAAAATAGTTGGCCTGACGCCATCCGACTATCGCCGTCGATTTTCTCGAGTCAGCAAAGCGGGGTAGGCACCTAGCGGCGCTTGCGGGCCGCGAAATCCTTCACGGTCACCCAAAGAGGTGCATGGTCATTCGCACCAGCACGTCCGCGTGCCGCACGATCGACGCCCGCGCACTCTAGCTTCCTGGCTAGATTAGAGCGTGCCGCGCGGTCGGTGCCGCTTCGTGCCTTTTGCCAGCGACACCTTCAGATATTGTGCGCATGTTTCAGCGCTCCGTGCAGCTGGCGCCGCTCGCATTCCTCGCCGATCTAAGGCTCGAGCTTGCGCGCCGCAAGCTGCGCGCCACCATGCTGCCGGTCGCAGGGATAGGAGACGAGGTCGGCTACAGGTCGGAAAGCGCCTTCAGCCGCTAGGAAAGAAGGTGGTTTGCGCTTTGCGTCACGAGCGGCTTCAACTCCAGTTTCAATCGTTGGCGCGGGAGTTGGCCTTGGCGGCTTGGGCGCTGGCTTGGGCGCCGGCATCGCAAGCAGGGGACGATCCCGCCAGCGGGTGAAATAACCTGTTCGGCAGCGGTGGCGCCGCGCGAAGCTGATCTCGTCGACTCGGTACCGCCCTCCTGTTTTCGGCAATCTGGCCAGTTGGCGGCTTGGCAAGCCAACCGATTGCCCGTCGGATTGCGGCAGATTGGCACGACGGGCAGTATTCCGCTTCACTGAGACCCCAAATCAATGGCCTAACTCCAGCCGTCCTGTTCCGACAAGAGGGGCGGTCGCGCGTCGTCACGAACGTGGGATGGGATGTGGTGGACGCGAGAGCGTCGGCGTGAATGGCGGTCGCAGGGCGAGTTGAACCTCGTGAGCGATTTGCAGGCGCGCAAGACGAACGACGTTTTAGCGTACGGCAAAACCGTGTGGTCCTGACACCCGTTGCTGGTGCCAAGTCGGCGGTGACAAATTCAACCCGACCGGGTTGAATTGTCGCTGAATCCGCCGACGACGGTGACAAGACGAATTCGTCGCCGGGGAGAGCACGGCATAAGCCGTAAAGCCGCTACGCAGGGGATGCTGGGTGCCTCCGCTGAGCCTGTATGCTCGTGCGCGCACCTCCACTCTCTTTGCGCACGAGACCGCGGGTGCAGCGCGCACCCGGCATTCCCTGCGCCCTCTGGTTTTCGAGGGCGAACCCGATCAAGACTCGGGCGCATCGCGCCGCGAGACAGCGAAGTCATGTCCCTGATGAAGTACAACGGCTGTGTGGCTGGGGAACTAGGATACGCTCAACCCACCTGCTATTGACGTGATACCTTGGATTTTTCGGCTCGGATGGCCCCCTTGTGGGATCATTGTGGGAGCGCGTCAAGTTAGATGAGTAACACTTCCAATTGCGTCCCCTAAAGCCCCGTGACGCCGCCCTACTCGAGGACGGGGGGTTCACTATTGGGGGTCCCCGGAGGAAACGGCGGAGGCGCTGCACGCAAAGCTGGCTATGGTTTGGGGGGAGGCGGTGGCGAGGAAATTCGAACGGGTCCCCTTTAGCCCACCGGAATTTTGCCCGTCGCTGGCCGGGCGATTTCAAAAATCGAGCTTAAAGGCCGCCGCCGCCGCCGAGGTAATAGCTGATGTGTGCGTGAACCAAAGGACCTAATTTGACGCCTTCGGGAGTTTCCATATCCCTATCCTGTCGTAGTCAGCCCATATCCCAGCCAACCAATGTCGTACATAGCCACGCAAAACGAAGGAATATCTTGCGTTTTCGCCATTCGGCAGTTTGTTGGCAACAAACGATAAATAGCTAGCAGATTCTCGTTCTGTGGTTGCCATTGCCTGCCTAGGAAGAGCAGTAACCACAACATTCGCAGTTCCGTTTCGAGCTTCTGCCTCGCCGATATTTTCTTGACTGATGAACTCATTCAAGACGGGATAAAAATGGTCATCACTAAAGTACTCACGAACATCGGCAAAACCTGACGCCTTATTATCGTGGACGTACAGACATTTAAAGTCGAGCGATCCACTTTTAACAGCACCGATGAGGCCTATGCGCTCCAACGTCTGGAGAGTCGGGATCAACTGATTGCTGCCAATTTCAACCAATGTAACTTTGGGCTCGTCAGCAAGAGTGTCGAAAACAGCCATTTGATCGTCAACCACTGTCAGATCGACGACACGCGTATCTTGCGGGAAGAACCTACCTAGTGCGTTACTACTGGACCCGCTTGCGTCAAAAACCCGGAAGGCAAGCTGGTTCGCCTTCCAATAGTCAACTAAGGTTTTGGAAACGGTCGTCGTCCCAATCTGACCTCTGATTCCACTAACAAAAACCAAAACCGGCTTTGCCAGATTCGCCTCTTTTTGCAACTCCTGCGGCTCGATCATTCCCTTCGCCGCAATTCCGTAAACTCTAACCGGACGGGCGATATTCTTTAGTGTCTGATCGCCAAGGTCAGCGAAAGAAAATGGCAACTTGTCGCGAACTTGGTCGTGTGCGGTACCCGAAACGCAAATGCCTCCTGATTCGGCGATACTTTCAAGGCGCGCGGCGATATTGACGCCGTCCCCGAAGACATCGTTCTCGTCGATGATGATGTCGCCCACGTGAATGCCGATCCGCAATTCGATTCTTTGGCTCTTCGGCACAGAAGCATTTTGTTTGGTCATGGCACGTTGGATATCAACAGCACCACGTACTGCATCCACTGCGCTGGCAAACTCAACCAGGATCCCGTCGCCCATGGTCTTGAATATCCGTCCGCGATGCCGGGCGAGCGTAGGATCAATGAGAGTCTTCCTGACCGCCTTCAACCGGGCCAGCGTACCTTCCTCGTCGATGCCCATTTGCAAGCTATACCCAGTGACATCAGCCGCGAGTATCGCCGCCAATCGCCGGTTCGCACGCTCAGCGGTCAAGAACTACTCTCCCGAATTGCTATTCAACTCCACGCATCAAAGCACATATAACGCTCGCTGAGGTTCTTCATTCACTCGAATCCAACAACAGGGACCTTGTAACACTGAAACAACTGGCAGTTCAGTCGGATCGAAGATGCTCGTGAGTCGGGCCACAGCGCAAGGCATGCAAAACGGAATCGCTGGGATTCCAAAACACCCCTCGTATAAATCCTAATCGTCCGGTTTGCTCAGGATTGCGGCTTTGCCGCTGCAATCTGTTTTTCTACGCCCTGAAGAAATCTATCCATCTCGCGCGCCACTTCGTCCGACATTATGTCCGAAAGCGCTGGATCAGACGTCCTTACCAGGGACTGCTTCGGAAGCGATTCCCGCAATGCCCTATGAACCTCCAGCACATCTTCAGGGCTCATTTTGGCGAGTGTATAAACATACGTATACAGCCGTCCTAGCAGCAATTTCATCGCTGCTACAGTGGCCACCACCCTAGCGGATTCCTCGTCCATCGCGGCCCCCATCTTTCGGCCAGCATATCAGGTGTCGTGGTTAGGACACTAGGCACAAACCCGCTTGTCTGCTCCGTATCAGCGCGTGGGGAAGTCCTCATTCTGTCCGCGCGAACGGCGCAATACACGAGCGGCAAACTCGACGTAATTCATCTCGCCGTTTGAAAACGGTTCCAACAGGTCCTTATGTCCCTCAAATCGCTGGCGCGCAGCCGCAGCAATGCTGGGAAGGTTTTGCGTGATGAATTTCAAGAGCCGTGCGTCGGGTTGGTTGGTTGTTCTTATATCATGATACCCGAGCATCGTCTTGTGGGCGACTTGCGCTGAGAGCGTAGCATCGGCGGCAGGAAACAGTTGGTTATACGTCTGATGGATGATCAGGCCACAATGCGACAGAACAGCGAAGGTGACGTATGGTATCCGACGAGCGATCAAGACCGGCACAGCATTGAGCGCAAGGCACTTTCGTAGCGTATCCTTGATTTCGTTTACGTGGGGATACATCCAATGACGGACGTTCTTGCACTCAATGCCAATTGGTCCCGCGTTAGCGGTCCTTAGGATAAAATCTAATCGCTCGTCTCCTTTTAGTGAGCGCGTCCCAATATGCTGCGTGGGCTCTTCTTTCTTGTACATCGTGCTGTCATCATGACCGTCAAGCTCTTTGAAACGACCCTCAAAATCAGCATTCGGGATTTCTGATAGTGCGCGGTAAGTCGCAATTTCAAGCGCCTGTCCAATCCGTCCTGCAATTGCAAGGTAGGGCTGGTAGACCGCTAAAAGTATCTGCAGCCGAGCTTCCCAAGCGGCTTTTGAGGTATTGGAGGCAAAAAACCAAGGTGAGCCCGCAGAGCTGGCAACACCAATGATACCTTCCTTCATCAGGCGCTTGCGGACGTCGGTTAGGACGTGCGGGTCTACTCGCTGACCATACGGGCCTGCGTCGGATATCTTTTGTTCGAGGGTTCGCTGGTTTGCGATGGTGGCGGTTGCCAGGACGCTCAGAAGGCGCTTCTCGGCGATTGCCTCTCGCTCGTCGCGGGACAGTTTGGCCACAGGGCACCGGAGAGGGGTTTATATATATTTAGAAGTAGTCCGGGCTGGCCCAGCAGATGAAAATGCATCTTCGGTTGCGCCGCTGAGCTATGCAATAGGGAATCCCTGTGATTCCAAAACGCCTCTACTCACGGCTACTCCCGCTGTTACAAATTGACCTAACGTCCGTTACATCAAATCGTGTTTAGGGGCTTTGGGTCATGGCTGAGGGAAAATTCATCTCCTATCTCCGCGTTTCCACCGATAAGCAGGGCAGGAGTGGCTTGGGCATCGAGGCCCAGCGCGAGGCGGTGGTGCGATATCTGAACGGCGGCGAATGGACGCTTTCGGCCGAGTACGTGGAAACCGAGAGCGGCAGGCGCTCCGACCGTCCCAAGCTCGCGACAGCG is part of the Bradyrhizobium erythrophlei genome and encodes:
- a CDS encoding multicopper oxidase family protein, with the translated sequence MIRAAMRWRPPAPISNSATRKEEIAIMIDRDRPRHRETGGILPRRDAVLQQSSRLRRSRQTAMSKPFSRRDFLGAALAAGVLPILPVGARAASPSPKRLVAGTRTLEVNGRPARVFRLVGPDGRPGIRLDPGDRFHVELANETGSRTLVHWHGQLPPWTQDGFPWPQTPPIANGAVQTYDYAPIPGTYWMHSHHDMQEQSLMTAPLIVHDVAELREDRQEIVLMLHDFTFRTPDEVLAGLTGTSAATAQAMARTVESGPRESGSNAPTQRMAGMAGGAPGAAMPGMAMSVQGHMRMDLNDVHYDAFLANDRTLADPEVVRVERGGRIRLRVINGASSSQFWVDLGGLVGRVVATDGHPVHPVAGSRFPIAMAQRLDILIDLPGDGAFPILAQLEGADRQTGIVLATAGAPISRIADAAEAAPPVDNSLEARLTAVEPLPPRPADIVRTIALGGGMKPYAWSMNGEYWPQVTPLMLSKGQRVEIDLVNRTMMAHPIHLHGHVFQVIAIDGRPIQGAVRDTVLVGPTTGRVRIAFDADNPGRWAFHCHNLYHMMTGMMMEFRYQGIAA
- a CDS encoding alpha/beta fold hydrolase, which produces MTKPSIVFAHGLWADGSCFSKLIPTLLAEGHEVMASQHGLDSLATDVAAVRACLARVRSPAILVGHSYGGTLITHAGIDPRVAGLVYIAALAPDADETSQGQQDKFAKTDVFQHIDVTDGRVWLKPSGIGCFAGDLPEAEQKLVYATQGVPVADLFNQKAEGTAWKTKPSWYIVASQDRTVNPELERFAAKRMKAATIEVTSSHVPMLSKPDVVLDVIRKAASAVPAP
- a CDS encoding dienelactone hydrolase family protein — translated: MNQAINIQTEGGEFSAYVARPVADLAPVVIVLHEVFGVNEDIRLTCCELAGKGFIAIAPELFWRQDRGVDLGTSSQAEWRKGLELYAHYDRNVGVRDVVATMCAARQLEGASGKVGLLGFCLGGLMTYLTAARHRPDAAVAYHGGDTEKYLGEAPGISAPLLMHLAEEDEFISKIAQAQIKAALADVPSAEIFSYPNCHHAFARHNGLHYDARAAALANRRTETFLNQNLNSS
- a CDS encoding GlxA family transcriptional regulator; this translates as MIAWFMVSLERLQGDGTENHALPSEMRMTKSSDKSAPGFSPVEIGLVCDGGTVRAGIYGLTDLFSYAGDIAAAHTSAKTTPVRLTHWQATESRDIGCIHDSAPGSPNAPAVLLIPGNTVAPAKDLSDSPLVPWLQQKHSQGTVLAAVCGGVFLLARTGLLAGRQATTHWALTDQFVAQFPDIRTQTDSMVIDYGDVLTGGGVLAWADVGLRLVERFLGPSIMVETARYMNVDPPGREQRFYSGFEPRTKHGDEQILKVQQWLAAHESAVTVADAARRAGLEPRTFLRRFIQATGMRPSEYQQRLRISRAREMLEFSRKSVDNIALNVGYEDVGGFRRVFRKIVGLTPSDYRRRFSRVSKAG
- a CDS encoding helix-turn-helix domain-containing protein, which encodes MPATPSDIVRMFQRSVQLAPLAFLADLRLELARRKLRATMLPVAGIGDEVGYRSESAFSR
- a CDS encoding adenylate/guanylate cyclase domain-containing protein, producing the protein MTAERANRRLAAILAADVTGYSLQMGIDEEGTLARLKAVRKTLIDPTLARHRGRIFKTMGDGILVEFASAVDAVRGAVDIQRAMTKQNASVPKSQRIELRIGIHVGDIIIDENDVFGDGVNIAARLESIAESGGICVSGTAHDQVRDKLPFSFADLGDQTLKNIARPVRVYGIAAKGMIEPQELQKEANLAKPVLVFVSGIRGQIGTTTVSKTLVDYWKANQLAFRVFDASGSSSNALGRFFPQDTRVVDLTVVDDQMAVFDTLADEPKVTLVEIGSNQLIPTLQTLERIGLIGAVKSGSLDFKCLYVHDNKASGFADVREYFSDDHFYPVLNEFISQENIGEAEARNGTANVVVTALPRQAMATTERESASYLSFVANKLPNGENARYSFVLRGYVRHWLAGIWADYDRIGIWKLPKASN